From Carassius auratus strain Wakin unplaced genomic scaffold, ASM336829v1 scaf_tig00004557, whole genome shotgun sequence, a single genomic window includes:
- the LOC113070497 gene encoding acrosin, whose protein sequence is MFLSALYLPLIAFTFKMFITALQLVFISSLSSGITGCGKRPLLDPPNDLRISGGLSALEGAWPWQVSIQRMSRHVCGGSVISHQWVVTASHCFRNSNNYKLRIVAGVNSRSKYGKGVQYRSVQQVILHENFSRWNYDNDVALLHLYHPLYFTKHVQPLCIMENEMDEKQLSFSECYITGWGSSVIEGMLFSTLQEAEVDLIDAGICNQRSWYDGHVNDNMICAGFDKGGVDTCQGDSGGPLQCYSKDMERFYLYGVTSHGEDCAMPKKPGIYTRASRYTVWLRKAQAKSVSAASIEDLPVFKLISALFFSACMGLLM, encoded by the exons ATGTTTCTATCTGCTTTGTATCTCCCTCTTATTgctttcacatttaaaatgtttatcacAGCCCTACAATTAGTCTTCATTAGCTCGTTATCGTCTGGAATCACAG GTTGTGGAAAGCGACCTTTGCTGGATCCTCCAAACGACCTTCGTATTTCAGGAGGTCTTTCTGCATTGGAGGGTGCATGGCCTTGGCAGGTGAGCATACAGCGAATGTCAAGACATGTCTGTGGTGGGTCGGTCATCAGCCATCAGTGGGTAGTCACCGCATCCCACTGCTTCAGAAATAG TAACAACTATAAATTACGAATAGTGGCTGGAGTGAATTCTCGATCTAAGTATGGAAAGGGTGTCCAGTATCGTTCAGTCCAGCAAGTGATCCTGCATGAGAATTTCAGCCGATGGAATTATGACAACGATGTGGCACTTTTGCATCTGTATCACCCTTTGTATTTCACAAAGCATGTGCAGCCTCTGTGCATAATGGAAAATGAAATGGATGAGAAACAACTTAGCTTCAGTGAGTGTTACATCACTGGTTGGGGCAGCTCAGTGATAGAAG gaATGTTATTTAGCACTCTTCAGGAAGCTGAAGTTGATCTCATTGATGCTGGGATCTGCAACCAAAGGAGCTGGTATGATGGCCATGTTAATGACAACATGATCTGTGCAGGATTTGACAAAGGGGGAGTCGACACATGTCAG GGTGACAGCGGTGGTCCGCTACAGTGTTACAGCAAAGACATGGAGAGATTTTACCTTTATGGTGTGACAAGTCATGGAGAAGATTGTGCAATGCCAAAGAAACCAGGCATATATACTCGTGCTAGCCGGTACACCGTCTGGCTAAGAAAAGCTCAAGCAAAATCTGTATCTGCTGCCTCAATCGAAGATCTGCCAGTTTTTAAATTAATCTCAGCCCTGTTTTTCTCTGCCTGCATGGGCCTGCTAATGTGA